One genomic window of Solanum stenotomum isolate F172 chromosome 9, ASM1918654v1, whole genome shotgun sequence includes the following:
- the LOC125876279 gene encoding universal stress protein PHOS32-like, with protein MTQPALKLTNSLLISPNFSLSAAHRRVAIAVDLSDESAFAVKWAVQNYLRPGDAVILLHVRPTSVLYGADWGSTSTSPAHKIERDYEIFTNNKATELALPLVEANVPFKIHIVKDRDMKERLCLEVERLRLSAMIMGSRGFGANDSRGIISKGKLGSVSDYCVKNCICPVVVVRYPQEDEYGDGAVEKKAAVEAELPPVPEEEHEYHDADDELKGE; from the exons ATGACTCAACCAGCTCTAAAACTAACCAATTCCCTTCTCATTTCCCCCAATTTTTCACTCTCCGCGGCGCACCGTCGCGTCGCCATTGCCGTCGATCTCAGCGACGAGAGTGCCTTCGCCGTTAAATGGGCCGTCCAAAACTACCTCCGTCCAGGAGACGCCGTCATCCTCCTCCACGTCCGACCAACTTCCGTGCTCTACGGTGCAGATTGGGGAAGCACCTCCACCTCCCCTGCTCATAAAATCGAACGAGATTATGAAATTTTCACCAACAATAAAGCGACTGAATTAGCTTTACCTTTAGTAGAAGCGAATGTTCCGTTCAAAATTCACATAGTGAAAGATCGGGATATGAAAGAAAGGCTGTGTTTAGAAGTGGAGAGGTTGAGATTGAGTGCGATGATTATGGGAAGCAGAGGATTTGGGGCTAATGATAGCAGGGGAATTATTAGTAAAGGGAAACTTGGGAGTGTTAGTGATTACTGCGTGAAAAACTGTATTTGTCCTGTTGTGGTTGTTAGATACCCACAAGAAGATGAATATGGCGACGGAGCAGTGGAGAAGAAGGCGGCGGTTGAGGCTGAACTGCCACCGGTACCGGAGGAGGAGCACGAGTATCATGATGCTGATGATGAGCTAAAAg GTGAATGA
- the LOC125875989 gene encoding uncharacterized protein LOC125875989 has product MPSVGGMRRTTRIFGTRVLRSGRRLSTPGEAKRARHRDEWIGLLDNVGGGGAADATRCKKNGWLKKEVALKLEADEMDIDVDSKSMDELEFPEAPVVETISPNSNIDRMWGLVYTRKRKRVDLKRHDSVKGKVLTDVRRYGKQFVRKKKVRSAYGKDSGKSEDGQVSSGIVIVNTSYGSGNWVSCLLNCILMYLRRSTVSLQQIFGFINSKPLRDVYSFQGILLFKDQTPRKIKTGACVISGVRCSVPVFTLDFSTVPCFFLYLHSSLLLRFVPMSYALVMQPTVAIDEVTVTNDKEIVSCLTPVTQSELDVNTQSGLDVVAPGAYDSKKIEVVNPTVGLPKLAARHLQPRNSRNIQKRRSSLRSMRGRHSSFGTQNATGVLTSDRLRFRRDGLRFSSRTPHYELRSSRQKTSTPSVKELKSALVGLTQNIESTSCSANVLVIEPEKCYREEGAIIGMELSAAKQWILAVKIGGVRRFNLTTEKVMRPCSSNRVTHDIIWVGDNGWKLEFPIRQDWLIFKELYKGCSDRNVQPPAVSIIPVPGVREVSGYAESNPPEFARPVSYITVNDDELARALARSTANYDMDGDDEEWLRNFNDQPSLENDHLSADSFELLIDNFEKGFYCNPDDYSDEKAAVSSCRNKEKKEIVEAVYNYWSKKRKQNRSSLIKIFQCYQPRRTQVIPKSIFRKKRSFKRQGSKAGRGKHRPFLPAVVAEKDAVQQQNAVLKAIEAKAAANKSEDLAVRMRQKAQQLMENADLATYKAMMALKIAEAAKIAKSKEAVEPIFLG; this is encoded by the exons ATGCCTTCGGTTGGTGGGATGAGAAGAACTACAAGGATTTTTGGGACAAGGGTTTTGAGGTCAGGGCGGAGGTTGTCAACTCCAGGTGAGGCTAAGCGGGCAAGGCATAGGGATGAGTGGATTGGGCTTCTTGACAATGTAGGTGGTGGTGGTGCTGCTGATGCCACTAGGTGCAAGAAAAACGGGTGGCTTAAGAAGGAAGTTGCTCTGAAACTTGAAGCTGATGAAATGGATATTGATGTAGATAGTAAGTCTATGGATGAACTGGAGTTTCCAGAGGCACCTGTGGTGGAGACCATTAGTCCGAATAGCAATATAGATCGGATGTGGGGACTTGTATATACAAGGAAGAGGAAAAGGGTGGACTTGAAAAGGCATGATTCTGTGAAAGGGAAAGTGTTAACAGATGTTAGGAGGTATGGCAAGCAATTTGTAAGGAAGAAAAAAGTTAGATCAGCTTATGGTAAGGATTCGGGTAAATCTGAAGATGGCCAAGTTTCAAGTGGCATTGTTATTGTAAATACATCATATGGAAGCGGTAATTGGGTTTCCTGCCTTTTGAATTGCATTTTAATGTATTTGAGGAGGTCGACTGTTAGTTTGCAGCAAATCTTTGGATTCATCAACTCAAAACCCCTGAGGGACGTTTATTCATTCCAAGGAATCCTCCTCTTCAAG GATCAGACTCCCAGGAAAATCAAAACTGGAGCTTGTGTTATCTCTGGCGTCAGGTGTTCAGTTCCTGTTTTTACTCTGGACTTTTCTACAGTCCCGTGTTTCTTTTTATACCTGCACTCAAGCTTGCTTCTCAGATTTGTTCCCATGTCATATGCATTAGTCATGCAACCTACAGTTGCCATTGATGAAGTTACGGTGACTAATGACAAGGAGATTGTATCTTGCCTCACCCCAGTAACTCAGTCTGAATTGGATGTGAATACTCAGTCTGGATTGGATGTAGTCGCACCTGGAGCATATGATTCTAAAAAGATTGAAGTGGTTAACCCAACTGTTGGTCTTCCTAAATTAGCTGCCCGGCACTTGCAGCCAAGGAACAGTCGTAATATCCAGAAGAGGAGAAGCTCATTGAGGTCAATGAGAGGCAGACATTCTTCCTTTGGCACACAGAATGCCACTGGTGTTTTGACTTCTGACAGGTTAAGGTTCAGACGTGATGGCCTCCGATTTTCCTCTCGGACACCTCATTATGAGCTTAGAAGTTCACGACAGAAAACTTCCACGCCAAGCGTCAAAGAACTAAAATCTGCTTTGGTGGGATTGACACAGAATATAGAGTCAACGAGTTGTTCGGCAAACGTATTGGTTATTGAACCAGAGAAGTGTTACAGAGAAGAAGGCGCCATCATTGGTATGGAACTTTCTGCTGCAAAACAATGGATTCTAGCAGTGAAGATAGGTGGTGTGAGGAGATTTAATCTTACTACTGAAAAAGTGATGAGGCCATGTAGTTCCAACCGTGTAACTCATGACATAATATGGGTTGGGGATAATGGTTGGAAGTTAGAGTTTCCAATTAGGCAAGACTGGTTGATTTTCAAGGAACTTTATAAAGGATGTTCTGATCGCAATGTACAGCCCCCTGCGGTGAGCATCATTCCTGTTCCTGGTGTACGTGAAGTATCAGGCTATGCAGAGAGCAATCCTCCCGAGTTTGCCCGGCCAGTTTCATACATCACTGTTAACGATGATGAACTAGCAAGGGCATTAGCAAGGAGTACAGCTAACTATGACATGGATGGTGATGATGAAGAATGGCTGAGAAACTTTAATGATCAGCCTAGTCTGGAAAATGATCACCTTTCAGCTGACAGCTTTGAGTTGCTGATTGATAATTTTGAGAAAGGCTTCTATTGTAATCCAGATGATTACTCTGATGAGAAAGCTGCTGTTAGTAGTTGCCGgaataaggaaaagaaagagattGTAGAGGCTGTGTATAATTACTGGTCGAAAAAGAGGAAGCAAAACCGGTCTTCCCTGATAAAAATTTTCCAG TGTTACCAGCCAAGGAGAACTCAAGTGATCCCAAAATCTATTTTCCGGAAGAAGAGGTCTTTCAAACGGCAAGGAAGCAAAGCTGGTAGAGGCAAACATCGGCCTTTTCTACCAG CTGTTGTTGCAGAGAAAGATGCTGTACAGCAACAAAATGCAGTACTGAAGGCGATAGAAGCAAAAGCTGCTGCAAACAAGTCGGAGGATTTGGCAGTTAGGATGAGACAGAAGGCGCAGCAGCTGATGGAGAACGCTGATCTAGCAACTTACAAAGCAATGATGGCACTTAAAATAGCTGAAGCAGCTAAGATTGCTAAGTCTAAAGAAGCTGTTGAGCCGATTTTCCTAGGTTAG